ATAATGAAAGATGCTGGTGTTTTGAACCTTAAACCGTGGAGGTATGCAAAGCCCTTTAGTCTCTTTCTGGTAGTGTTTACAATTATTTTGTACCTTGTTTTAGGGAATGTCTAAGTTAATATTACTCCAGAAGACAAAGTAAAATAGTTGCTGTAAGTTGTTCAATATTATAATTGTTAAAGATGGAAAAAACGTTCAGGGATTATGAGGCTGTAGATGTGTCAGCGGCCGTTAAGGAGCATTATAGAAAAATGCGAAAAAAGCAAACGGTAGACTATGTTAAGCGCATGAAGAAAAAGTATCTGACCTATGACAAACCTATGGATTTATGGGAAGCTATGGGGCACTTAAATAAGCTGATAGATGTAAGTGATCCAGATTTGGATCTACCCAACGTACAACATCTAATACAGAGTGCTGAAGCCATCAGAGAGGACAATCGGCCAGATTGGATGCAGCTAACAGGCCTAATTCACGATTTGGGAAAAATAATGTTCCTATGGGGCAGTGATCAAGATGGAACAAGTCAAGATGAACAATGGGGAACTGTTGGTGATGTATTTGTGGTTGGTTGTGAGTTCCCAAATACTTGCGTGTACCCAGAATTTAATCAGTTAAATC
This genomic interval from Zobellia roscoffensis contains the following:
- a CDS encoding inositol oxygenase family protein produces the protein MEKTFRDYEAVDVSAAVKEHYRKMRKKQTVDYVKRMKKKYLTYDKPMDLWEAMGHLNKLIDVSDPDLDLPNVQHLIQSAEAIREDNRPDWMQLTGLIHDLGKIMFLWGSDQDGTSQDEQWGTVGDVFVVGCEFPNTCVYPEFNQLNPDMADARYNTPTGIYEKGCGMDNLELAWGHDEYLYQVLANHKENALPKEAMVMIRYHSFYPWHTGGSYKELLNEGDKEYLELIKDFNKYDLYTKSQKIYDLEDVRDYYQPIAEKYLGKGPIYW